A window from Hymenobacter volaticus encodes these proteins:
- the dapF gene encoding diaminopimelate epimerase, with amino-acid sequence MTLSFFKYQGTGNDFVMVDDRAHHFDETNHALVHHLCDRRRGIGADGLILLRQHPDYDFEMVYFNADGRIGSMCGNGGRCTVAFAKQLGVIESTTRFLAADGPHEAQIDADGTVHMRMQDVSGHQQIEAHDGVFLNTGSPHLVRFMPASTLADLNVFAEGRAIRYGELFREHGTNINFAEVPETPDLPWQVRTYERGVEDETLSCGTGVTAVALAASQHGAQSPVRLLTPGGELRVTFEAQPNGAFTNIFLIGPAQRVFEGKLEV; translated from the coding sequence GTGACTCTTTCCTTCTTCAAATACCAAGGCACCGGCAATGACTTCGTGATGGTGGACGACCGCGCCCACCACTTCGACGAAACCAACCACGCCCTCGTGCATCACCTCTGCGACCGGCGCCGTGGCATCGGGGCCGATGGCCTTATCCTGCTCCGTCAGCACCCCGACTACGATTTCGAGATGGTGTACTTCAACGCCGATGGGCGTATTGGCTCGATGTGCGGCAACGGCGGCCGCTGCACCGTTGCCTTTGCCAAGCAGCTAGGCGTCATCGAAAGCACCACCCGCTTCTTAGCCGCCGACGGCCCGCACGAGGCGCAGATAGATGCCGATGGCACCGTGCACATGCGCATGCAGGACGTAAGCGGCCATCAGCAAATCGAAGCGCACGACGGCGTATTCCTGAACACTGGTTCGCCGCACCTCGTGCGCTTTATGCCCGCCAGCACGCTCGCCGACCTCAACGTATTTGCAGAAGGCCGCGCTATTCGTTACGGCGAGCTTTTCCGCGAGCATGGCACCAACATCAATTTCGCGGAAGTGCCCGAAACCCCCGACCTGCCGTGGCAAGTACGCACCTACGAGCGTGGCGTCGAAGACGAAACCTTGAGTTGTGGCACCGGCGTTACGGCCGTAGCCTTGGCGGCTTCGCAGCACGGCGCGCAAAGCCCCGTGCGCCTGCTCACCCCCGGCGGCGAGTTGCGCGTCACCTTCGAGGCGCAGCCCAATGGCGCTTTCACCAATATTTTCCTCATCGGACCAGCGCAACGCGTGTTTGAGGGAAAACTAGAGGTATAA
- a CDS encoding DinB family protein, giving the protein MSEPERIADQLRRAFNGDAWSGPSLQQTLVDITAAQAAAYPWPGVHTIGELVRHLTTWTVTVAQRVEARQHTAMTRDDWPSFPVVADEAAWLRTRQELHEAHEQLVAITEALPAAELDTVIGDARQRDDGSGVSIYVLLHGVIQHYLYHAGQIALLRKFV; this is encoded by the coding sequence ATGTCTGAACCAGAACGCATTGCCGACCAACTCCGCCGCGCTTTCAATGGCGACGCTTGGTCTGGACCCTCGCTGCAACAAACGTTAGTCGATATTACGGCCGCGCAAGCCGCCGCTTATCCGTGGCCCGGCGTACACACCATTGGCGAGCTAGTGCGGCACCTAACCACCTGGACCGTAACCGTAGCCCAACGGGTGGAAGCCCGCCAACACACGGCCATGACCCGCGACGACTGGCCCTCTTTTCCGGTTGTTGCCGATGAAGCTGCTTGGCTACGCACACGGCAGGAACTCCACGAAGCGCACGAACAGTTAGTGGCTATTACCGAAGCTCTGCCCGCAGCGGAGTTGGATACGGTGATTGGTGATGCGCGCCAGCGCGACGATGGTTCCGGTGTATCCATCTATGTATTACTGCACGGCGTTATTCAGCATTATCTTTACCACGCCGGGCAGATAGCCCTGCTGCGCAAATTCGTCTGA
- a CDS encoding aldo/keto reductase has protein sequence MKYNLLGNTGLKVSELCLGTMTYGGKGWAAAMGSLDQQAVDEQIKRAVEAGINFIDTANVYSEGMSEELTGQSIHNLGLSRDSLVLATKVRGKMGEGPNQVGLTRKHIFDQVESSLKRLKTDYIDLYQIHSYDPLTPIEDTLRALDDLVRSGKVRYIGASNVAAWQLMKALSYSTYNHIEKFVSLQAYYTVAGRDLERELVPLLLDQKVGLMVWSPLAGGFLSGKFTRDQQSEEGARRLNFDFPPVDKDKAFDILDVLRPLAETKGVSVAQLALAWLLHQPVVTSVIIGAKKMEQLEDNLKSVDVQLTSEELKQLDEVSKLAPEYPGWMLDFTAPDRQP, from the coding sequence ATGAAATACAACCTGTTAGGCAATACTGGCCTGAAGGTATCGGAGCTGTGCTTGGGTACCATGACATACGGCGGCAAAGGGTGGGCAGCGGCCATGGGCTCGCTGGACCAGCAAGCCGTAGACGAGCAAATTAAGCGCGCTGTAGAGGCAGGCATCAACTTCATCGACACGGCCAACGTCTATTCGGAAGGCATGTCGGAAGAGCTAACCGGCCAGTCCATCCATAATTTGGGTTTGTCGCGCGATTCGCTAGTGCTTGCCACCAAAGTGCGCGGCAAGATGGGCGAAGGGCCCAACCAAGTCGGCCTAACCCGCAAGCACATTTTCGACCAGGTGGAAAGCTCCTTGAAGCGGTTGAAAACCGACTACATCGACCTTTATCAAATCCATAGCTACGATCCGCTAACCCCCATAGAAGATACCTTGCGTGCCCTCGATGACTTGGTACGAAGCGGCAAGGTGCGATACATCGGGGCGAGCAACGTGGCTGCTTGGCAACTGATGAAAGCGCTGAGCTACTCCACTTACAACCACATCGAGAAGTTCGTGTCGTTGCAAGCGTACTACACCGTTGCTGGCCGCGACTTGGAGCGCGAGCTGGTACCGCTGCTGCTCGACCAAAAAGTAGGTTTGATGGTGTGGAGCCCGCTGGCGGGCGGCTTCCTGAGCGGCAAGTTCACCCGCGACCAACAAAGCGAAGAAGGTGCTCGCCGGTTGAACTTCGACTTCCCACCCGTAGACAAGGACAAAGCCTTCGACATTCTCGATGTGCTCCGCCCCCTCGCCGAAACTAAAGGTGTTTCCGTTGCCCAATTGGCACTGGCTTGGCTGCTGCATCAGCCAGTAGTTACGAGCGTGATTATTGGCGCAAAGAAAATGGAGCAGCTAGAAGACAACCTAAAATCCGTGGACGTACAACTGACCTCGGAGGAACTGAAGCAGCTAGATGAAGTCAGCAAGCTAGCTCCCGAATACCCCGGCTGGATGCTAGACTTCACGGCCCCCGACCGGCAGCCATAG